Proteins encoded by one window of Cyclobacteriaceae bacterium:
- a CDS encoding GAF domain-containing protein: MAQKLYEFFLKAGEIGGVQARTRLSILSRMTSTEAKAMEDSDDKIKFLQGHFDAVLKEFGKGSIAKSFSTTIKDSGANITDKLRKQMSVFADLTAQRSVYGDSLQATAKRITESLVEAIDVERASIWLYNDDQTAIECVDLFIRTKREHSAGVVLNAADFPAYFKAVESQRTLAAVNAHTDSATSEFSEVYLRPLGINSMLDVPIWANGKMVGVVCHEHTGDFRKWTTDEETFAYIMGNIVGMTIEKLEAVEA, from the coding sequence ATGGCACAAAAACTTTACGAATTCTTTTTGAAAGCGGGTGAAATTGGAGGTGTTCAAGCCCGCACACGTTTATCCATTTTGTCACGCATGACTTCCACCGAAGCGAAAGCTATGGAAGACTCAGATGACAAAATTAAATTTCTTCAGGGGCATTTTGATGCGGTATTAAAAGAATTTGGCAAAGGATCAATCGCCAAATCTTTCAGTACAACAATTAAGGATTCCGGTGCAAACATTACCGATAAACTGCGCAAGCAAATGTCGGTTTTTGCCGACCTGACTGCCCAGCGTTCTGTTTATGGCGATAGCCTTCAGGCAACAGCCAAACGGATTACCGAATCGCTGGTGGAAGCGATTGATGTGGAGCGTGCAAGTATCTGGTTATATAATGATGATCAAACAGCAATTGAATGTGTTGATTTGTTTATTCGTACCAAGCGTGAGCACTCCGCAGGAGTTGTTTTGAATGCTGCGGATTTTCCTGCTTACTTCAAGGCTGTTGAATCTCAGCGTACCCTTGCTGCTGTTAATGCACATACCGATTCTGCTACATCTGAATTTTCTGAAGTTTACTTGCGTCCATTAGGCATCAACTCCATGTTGGATGTGCCCATTTGGGCCAATGGTAAAATGGTGGGCGTGGTTTGTCATGAACATACCGGTGATTTCCGCAAGTGGACCACCGATGAAGAGACGTTTGCCTACATCATGGGAAATATTGTGGGTATGACTATAGAAAAACTTGAGGCTGTTGAAGCCTGA
- a CDS encoding sulfotransferase family protein, producing MKTIHIISGPRNISTALMYSFAQRSDTTVVDEPFYAVYFLKTGIVHPGKDEVLNHQPHKEEEVLTQLFTEHLRPVYFIKNMAHHLEVLRHFPYEKCENIFLIRNPKQIIASYAQVIDQPVMRDIGIEYQYKLFEKLASSGKEPVVLDTNLLLENPESVLRKTCDAIGLPFEESMLSWSAGPKPYDGVWAPYWYANVHKSTGFEKQPTSDRPLPQNLNSLYEEARIFYEKLLPFAIKP from the coding sequence TTGAAAACAATACACATCATTTCCGGCCCACGTAACATTTCCACTGCCCTCATGTATTCGTTTGCCCAGCGAAGCGATACAACCGTAGTGGATGAACCCTTTTACGCAGTCTACTTTCTTAAAACGGGTATTGTACATCCCGGTAAGGATGAGGTTTTAAACCATCAGCCGCACAAAGAAGAAGAAGTACTGACGCAATTATTTACGGAGCATCTCCGGCCTGTTTACTTCATAAAGAATATGGCACACCACCTGGAAGTGTTACGGCACTTTCCATATGAAAAGTGCGAGAACATTTTCCTGATCCGTAATCCAAAGCAAATCATAGCTTCTTACGCCCAGGTAATTGACCAGCCGGTAATGCGTGATATCGGGATTGAATATCAATACAAACTATTTGAAAAACTGGCTTCCTCCGGAAAAGAGCCGGTGGTATTGGATACAAACCTCTTATTAGAGAATCCGGAAAGTGTGTTGCGTAAAACCTGCGATGCAATCGGCTTACCTTTTGAAGAATCCATGCTTAGCTGGTCTGCCGGGCCAAAACCATACGATGGTGTATGGGCGCCCTACTGGTATGCCAACGTGCACAAATCCACCGGTTTTGAAAAACAACCGACCAGCGACAGGCCATTACCTCAAAATTTAAATTCTTTATACGAAGAAGCGCGCATCTTTTACGAAAAGTTATTACCTTTTGCCATCAAACCGTAA
- a CDS encoding aminotransferase class IV, translated as MLQAYNPKNADIKIHVGGKLLSRSEAKVSVFDSSVQGGDAVWEGLRVYNGGIFCLDKHLDRLEASAHTLAFANIPSKQEIKKAIFETLEANGMRDEAHIRLTLTRGEKVTSGMDPRLNTKGCCLIVLAEWKPLVYNNEQGIRVITSSQRRNNPQFLDSKIHHNNLLNNILAKIQANVAGVDAAIMLDNNGFVAELNDTNLFMVKDGHVFTPFADACLHGITRGLVLELCNTHKIPNEERNLSLTEFYTADEVFATGTMGELTPVHEIDGRKIINRSGIQLLPKLQHHFHDLIPLYAEKLPF; from the coding sequence ATGCTTCAAGCGTACAATCCAAAAAACGCTGACATAAAAATTCATGTTGGCGGCAAGCTTCTTTCGCGAAGTGAAGCGAAAGTATCCGTGTTCGATAGCTCCGTACAAGGCGGTGATGCTGTATGGGAAGGGCTGCGCGTATACAATGGCGGTATCTTCTGCCTCGACAAACACCTCGACCGGTTGGAAGCTTCGGCACATACGTTAGCCTTTGCCAATATCCCTTCCAAGCAAGAAATCAAAAAAGCCATCTTTGAAACGTTAGAGGCCAATGGCATGCGCGATGAAGCGCACATCCGGTTAACGCTTACCCGTGGTGAAAAAGTTACCTCAGGTATGGATCCGCGCCTGAACACGAAAGGTTGCTGCCTGATTGTATTGGCCGAATGGAAACCGCTCGTGTATAACAACGAGCAAGGCATTCGGGTAATCACCAGTTCACAGCGCAGAAACAATCCGCAATTCCTGGATTCCAAAATCCATCACAATAATTTATTGAATAACATCTTAGCCAAGATTCAGGCAAATGTGGCTGGAGTGGATGCCGCCATCATGCTCGACAATAACGGTTTTGTTGCTGAACTCAACGACACCAACCTGTTTATGGTAAAAGATGGCCATGTATTTACCCCTTTTGCTGATGCCTGTTTGCATGGCATCACCCGTGGATTGGTGTTGGAACTTTGCAACACCCATAAAATCCCAAATGAAGAACGAAACCTGTCCCTTACAGAATTCTATACAGCCGATGAAGTGTTTGCTACCGGAACCATGGGCGAACTGACACCTGTGCATGAAATTGATGGAAGAAAAATCATCAATCGTTCAGGCATTCAGTTGCTCCCTAAACTGCAGCATCACTTTCACGACCTGATTCCACTGTATGCTGAAAAACTACCATTCTGA
- a CDS encoding HNH endonuclease translates to MSTGRKIEKLKFHSSEKWVTLRGFKGSDGQRYAISNFGRVVAFWDTHDNGYFLRYSYIKNYPGIQLRKNGSSKGFLVHRLVAEHFCDKPSGSHKFVIHIDHKKENNYYRNLKWATKAEKDVHMVKDPNYKQSKAEFSGRGQKLTTERVKLIKKKLAEGKTRMKILSKQFGISEMQLYRIKSGQNWAHVKI, encoded by the coding sequence ATGAGCACAGGAAGAAAAATTGAAAAACTGAAATTCCATTCATCCGAAAAATGGGTTACGCTTCGCGGATTCAAAGGAAGCGATGGACAACGTTATGCCATTTCTAACTTTGGTCGTGTAGTGGCCTTTTGGGACACGCACGACAACGGGTACTTTTTACGGTACAGCTACATTAAAAACTATCCGGGCATTCAGCTACGAAAAAACGGCAGTAGCAAAGGCTTTTTAGTACACCGGCTGGTGGCAGAACATTTCTGTGACAAACCAAGTGGTTCGCACAAGTTTGTGATACACATTGATCACAAAAAAGAAAACAACTACTACCGCAACCTGAAGTGGGCTACCAAAGCGGAAAAAGATGTTCACATGGTGAAGGATCCGAACTACAAACAATCTAAAGCAGAATTTAGCGGGCGAGGGCAAAAGCTTACCACGGAACGGGTAAAACTCATCAAGAAAAAGCTTGCTGAAGGAAAAACGCGGATGAAAATTCTCTCCAAGCAATTCGGTATTTCTGAAATGCAGCTCTACCGGATTAAGTCGGGACAGAATTGGGCACATGTGAAAATCTGA
- a CDS encoding serine hydrolase domain-containing protein, translating to MKNFIYPILIFLSVSIHAQVLTPAKPEATGFSPERLKRIDNMVQSLVQQEAIPGAVALIVRNGKIVFHQAYGLSDTETKKAMQKDNIFRIASQSKAITSLAVMMLWEEGKFLLDEPISKYISEFKNPTVLKSFNAADSSYTTEPAGREITVRQLLTHTSGIDYPAIGSTEFKAIYAKAGVPSGIGNNNDVLADKMKILAKLPLKHKPGERWTYGLNTDVLGYLVEIWSGMPFDQFLKKRIFEPLGMNDTWFYLPKEKYNRLVPVYSGENGKTKKVTGMVFDNVNIDYPKTEGKYFSGGAGLSSTVEDYAKFLQLFLNNGQYNGVRLLSRKTIELMLTSQLTLPDTSPVGLGFGLETAANDFRSVVSLGTFSWAGAFNTHYWADPKEKIIGLIFTNMYDTPHWSIGEKFKVLTYQAVND from the coding sequence ATGAAGAATTTCATTTACCCGATTCTAATATTTCTTTCCGTCTCTATTCACGCGCAGGTCTTAACACCTGCCAAACCTGAAGCAACGGGATTTTCTCCGGAACGACTCAAGCGTATCGACAACATGGTGCAATCACTTGTGCAACAGGAAGCCATTCCGGGTGCGGTGGCCTTGATTGTGCGAAATGGTAAAATTGTTTTTCATCAGGCCTATGGTTTAAGCGATACCGAAACAAAAAAAGCCATGCAAAAAGACAACATCTTCCGCATCGCTTCACAATCCAAAGCCATCACCAGCCTGGCGGTAATGATGTTGTGGGAAGAAGGAAAATTTTTACTGGACGAACCGATATCAAAGTATATTTCTGAATTCAAGAATCCAACGGTGCTCAAATCATTCAACGCAGCCGATAGTTCGTACACCACGGAACCGGCTGGCAGAGAAATTACGGTTCGCCAATTGTTAACCCATACTTCTGGAATTGACTATCCTGCCATCGGTAGTACGGAATTCAAAGCCATCTATGCCAAAGCTGGTGTACCCAGCGGCATTGGCAACAACAACGATGTGCTGGCCGATAAAATGAAAATATTGGCTAAGCTGCCACTCAAACATAAACCCGGTGAGCGATGGACGTACGGACTCAACACCGATGTATTGGGTTATTTAGTGGAGATCTGGTCGGGGATGCCGTTTGATCAATTCCTGAAAAAGCGAATCTTCGAACCACTCGGCATGAATGATACATGGTTCTATCTGCCCAAAGAAAAATACAACCGACTGGTGCCGGTGTACTCCGGTGAGAATGGTAAAACAAAAAAAGTTACCGGAATGGTATTCGACAATGTGAACATCGATTATCCAAAAACCGAAGGAAAATATTTCTCGGGTGGTGCCGGACTTTCCTCCACAGTTGAAGACTACGCAAAATTTCTGCAACTTTTTTTAAACAATGGTCAGTATAATGGTGTGCGATTACTTAGTCGCAAAACCATTGAACTCATGCTAACCAGTCAACTAACCTTGCCTGATACATCACCGGTTGGGCTTGGTTTTGGATTAGAGACTGCAGCCAACGATTTCAGATCGGTTGTCTCCCTCGGCACATTCAGTTGGGCAGGTGCCTTCAACACCCATTACTGGGCTGATCCGAAAGAAAAAATAATCGGATTGATTTTTACCAACATGTATGATACACCGCATTGGAGCATCGGTGAGAAATTCAAGGTGCTTACCTATCAAGCCGTAAACGACTAA
- a CDS encoding cation transporter, translated as MSIIALSEKENKLYTLALGLAVFTILYNLVEGIISTWFGYEDETLTLFGFGVDSFIELISGVGIVHMILRIRYNPEVQRDSFERTALRITGTAFYLLVVGLLVGASLVIYTGQKPETTFWGVIISSISILVMLGLIYGKRKAGRGLNSEAILADANCTLVCVYMSIILLISSGLYELTGLPYIDAAGTLGLAWFSYKEGKECFEKAASDKYCACDHD; from the coding sequence ATGTCCATCATTGCACTATCTGAGAAAGAAAATAAACTTTACACGCTGGCGTTGGGTCTGGCTGTATTTACCATTCTGTATAACCTAGTTGAAGGCATTATTTCAACCTGGTTTGGCTATGAAGATGAAACCCTCACCCTTTTTGGTTTTGGCGTTGATAGTTTTATCGAATTGATTTCAGGGGTTGGCATCGTGCACATGATTTTGCGCATCCGGTATAATCCTGAGGTGCAGCGCGATTCATTTGAACGCACCGCCCTCCGTATAACCGGTACTGCTTTTTACCTGCTCGTTGTCGGATTGCTTGTTGGTGCCAGTTTGGTTATTTACACAGGTCAAAAACCCGAAACCACATTTTGGGGAGTGATTATCTCCAGCATCAGCATTTTGGTTATGCTTGGTTTGATCTATGGCAAACGAAAAGCCGGTCGTGGGTTGAACAGTGAAGCCATACTGGCCGATGCAAACTGTACATTGGTTTGCGTGTACATGTCGATCATTTTACTGATCTCCAGCGGACTCTATGAACTAACCGGTTTACCTTATATTGATGCAGCCGGAACGTTGGGCCTCGCCTGGTTCTCGTACAAAGAAGGAAAAGAATGTTTTGAAAAAGCTGCCAGCGATAAATACTGCGCCTGCGATCACGATTAG
- a CDS encoding SemiSWEET transporter — MNTIQLLGLLAGSCTTAAFIPQVVKTWKSRSAKDLSLGMFSIFCAGVVLWLIYGLLIMDIPVIIANMVTLVLASFLLFLKLRWKH, encoded by the coding sequence ATGAATACGATTCAGCTTTTGGGTTTATTGGCAGGTTCTTGTACCACTGCGGCATTTATTCCGCAAGTTGTGAAAACCTGGAAGAGCCGCTCAGCCAAGGATTTGTCGCTGGGCATGTTTTCCATTTTTTGTGCCGGGGTAGTGCTTTGGTTAATATACGGTTTGTTGATTATGGATATCCCCGTAATCATCGCCAACATGGTTACGCTGGTGCTGGCTTCTTTCTTGTTGTTTTTAAAACTTCGTTGGAAACACTAA
- a CDS encoding ABC transporter permease subunit, with amino-acid sequence MLQLLKIDLKKLTSYRTFWIICGLYFFTLLTTTASGMEFLKWLARTIEGFGQSININRIPLYHFPDVWQNLAWASGLLKIMIGIMVLISITNEYSYRTIRQNIIDGLSRKEFLLSKIYTNALLSVLSMVLVFLVALVTGLIYSSQLDMSYMFQGVEFYPAYFLEVFAFLSFALMLGIFVQRSGLSIILLLNSYLIELIIKENIDEYVPWMIKFFPLESIMNLVPMPFARYAFQQIQDYVSLEAVGIALVWTFLFNYFSYLRLKKADI; translated from the coding sequence ATGCTGCAACTGCTTAAAATAGATTTAAAAAAACTGACGAGCTACCGCACGTTTTGGATTATTTGCGGACTTTACTTTTTTACGCTGCTCACCACCACCGCCAGCGGCATGGAGTTTTTAAAATGGCTGGCACGAACCATTGAAGGGTTTGGTCAGTCGATAAACATTAACCGTATACCACTGTATCACTTTCCTGATGTGTGGCAAAACCTGGCGTGGGCTAGCGGGCTGCTAAAGATCATGATCGGTATCATGGTATTGATCTCCATCACCAACGAGTACTCGTATCGTACCATTCGGCAAAATATTATCGATGGCTTAAGCCGAAAGGAATTTCTGCTTTCGAAAATATATACAAATGCGTTACTGAGTGTACTCAGTATGGTGTTGGTTTTTCTGGTGGCGTTGGTTACCGGATTGATTTACTCAAGCCAGTTGGACATGAGTTACATGTTTCAAGGTGTTGAATTTTATCCTGCCTATTTTCTGGAAGTGTTTGCCTTTCTTTCCTTTGCCTTGATGCTCGGAATTTTTGTTCAGCGATCGGGGTTGTCCATTATTTTATTGTTGAATTCCTATTTAATTGAATTGATTATCAAAGAAAATATTGATGAGTATGTTCCCTGGATGATCAAATTCTTTCCATTGGAATCGATCATGAACCTGGTACCTATGCCATTTGCCCGTTATGCCTTTCAACAGATACAAGATTACGTAAGTCTGGAGGCTGTGGGTATTGCATTAGTATGGACATTCTTGTTCAATTATTTTAGCTACCTCAGGTTGAAAAAGGCTGATATCTAG
- a CDS encoding ABC transporter ATP-binding protein, whose translation MATVLSIQNLTKHFSKIKAVNGLNLEVQAGQVFGMLGPNGSGKTTTLGMLMGVTNPTSGSFYWFGEEPTPQLRRKIGAVLEHPIFYPYLSGQKNLELNAMIKQCPQENIPHVLELVELTERKDDKYKTYSLGMKQRLAIASALLNDPTVLILDEPTNGLDPMGIAEIREIIRKIAESGKTIILASHLLDEVQKVCTHFAILKRGNMVHTGPIGDVGAGAETVEVNAEVENLNEVLLGFSGTASVNRENGVYQVTMRDGFHGKDLNRFLFDKHIVATHLVTRKKSLEKQFLEILAESH comes from the coding sequence TTGGCAACCGTACTCTCCATTCAAAATCTTACAAAGCATTTCAGCAAGATTAAGGCTGTTAACGGACTAAATCTGGAGGTTCAGGCCGGACAGGTGTTTGGCATGCTTGGCCCAAACGGAAGTGGAAAAACCACCACCCTCGGTATGCTGATGGGCGTTACCAACCCCACTTCAGGAAGTTTCTACTGGTTTGGTGAAGAGCCAACACCACAGTTGCGAAGAAAAATCGGTGCCGTATTGGAACACCCGATTTTCTATCCGTACCTGAGCGGTCAGAAAAATCTGGAGCTAAATGCCATGATTAAGCAATGTCCGCAGGAAAATATTCCGCATGTGCTGGAGTTGGTTGAGTTGACTGAAAGGAAAGACGATAAATATAAAACGTATTCGTTGGGAATGAAGCAACGGCTTGCGATTGCATCGGCCTTATTGAACGATCCTACCGTGTTGATTCTGGATGAACCCACCAACGGACTTGATCCGATGGGTATTGCGGAAATCCGGGAGATCATACGAAAGATTGCAGAAAGTGGTAAGACGATTATTCTGGCCAGCCATTTGTTGGATGAAGTACAGAAGGTGTGTACGCATTTTGCCATTCTCAAGCGTGGCAATATGGTGCATACCGGCCCGATTGGTGATGTGGGCGCGGGCGCTGAAACGGTTGAAGTAAATGCCGAAGTAGAAAACCTGAATGAAGTGCTACTCGGTTTTTCAGGCACTGCCTCTGTTAACCGCGAGAATGGGGTGTACCAGGTCACCATGCGCGATGGTTTTCATGGTAAAGATTTGAATCGCTTTCTTTTCGATAAGCACATCGTGGCCACACACCTGGTTACCCGAAAGAAAAGTTTGGAAAAACAGTTTTTGGAAATTCTTGCTGAATCCCATTAA
- a CDS encoding DUF4252 domain-containing protein: MKNLFTLLLIAGVAAHSFGQSKTTDKLQEKYDKAFSLFFYQNTLRMINQTEDKEFDELIKDIEKMKFLMIDKEASFKPVDYTRLKKDYGTETFEEVMSTRYQGRNFDVLLKEKSGKTLGMVVLINDSTSLYVLDLVGSIALDKVTTLYNKLDESTDVGQKIKNFSNRNAKRKEGDKEENDNDQ, from the coding sequence ATGAAAAATCTTTTTACTCTTTTACTCATTGCTGGTGTTGCTGCCCATTCTTTTGGGCAAAGTAAAACAACTGATAAACTTCAAGAGAAATACGACAAGGCCTTCTCGCTTTTCTTTTATCAGAATACCTTGCGCATGATCAACCAAACCGAAGACAAGGAATTTGATGAACTCATCAAGGACATTGAAAAAATGAAATTCCTGATGATCGACAAGGAAGCTTCATTTAAGCCAGTGGATTACACGAGGCTTAAGAAAGATTATGGAACCGAAACGTTTGAAGAAGTAATGAGCACTCGCTACCAAGGGCGTAATTTTGATGTCCTGTTAAAAGAGAAGTCGGGTAAAACATTGGGAATGGTGGTGCTCATCAATGATTCTACCAGTTTATACGTGTTGGATTTGGTAGGAAGCATTGCCCTGGATAAGGTGACCACCTTGTATAACAAGCTGGATGAGAGCACGGACGTAGGCCAGAAAATTAAAAACTTCTCCAACCGTAATGCAAAGCGCAAAGAAGGCGACAAAGAAGAAAATGATAACGATCAGTAA
- a CDS encoding DUF4252 domain-containing protein yields the protein MKKIIAVIALIALGTGVYAQSDAINKFFSKYESDESFTTQVTVSSKMFSLFTNMEVETEEDKEVLEAISKLKGLRMIGKENSSDARNLYKEASSIVLQNKFEELMSVRDKDKDMKFYILEKSPGKISELVMISGSPRDFMVMTLFGEIDLKQVSRIGKKMNVEGLNELEKMNDGKKKD from the coding sequence ATGAAAAAAATAATTGCAGTAATCGCTTTAATCGCTTTGGGTACGGGAGTGTATGCGCAGAGTGATGCCATCAACAAGTTTTTTTCCAAATATGAATCCGATGAATCGTTCACTACGCAGGTGACGGTTTCCAGTAAGATGTTCAGTCTGTTTACCAACATGGAAGTTGAAACGGAGGAAGACAAAGAAGTACTTGAGGCGATCAGTAAGTTAAAAGGCTTGCGTATGATTGGTAAAGAGAACAGCAGCGATGCCCGTAATCTCTATAAGGAAGCTTCTTCGATCGTACTTCAAAATAAGTTTGAAGAATTAATGTCTGTTCGTGATAAGGATAAGGATATGAAATTCTATATCCTGGAGAAAAGCCCCGGCAAGATCAGCGAGCTGGTGATGATTTCGGGAAGCCCACGTGATTTCATGGTCATGACCTTATTTGGAGAGATTGATCTGAAGCAGGTTTCACGCATCGGTAAGAAGATGAACGTAGAGGGCTTGAATGAGCTTGAGAAAATGAATGACGGTAAGAAGAAAGACTGA
- a CDS encoding RNA polymerase sigma factor: protein MDLEAFQNRVLPAKNKLFRFALRMLGNDEEARDVIQEVFIRVWNGRENWGDIQNMEAWCMRITKNLSLDRLRSIQRKGTYPVAEGFDVQHADVTPDVKTELGESMQHVSQLIAALPEKQRQIIHLRDVEGYTYNEISEMLELDMNQVKVNLFRARNAVREKLMKINAYGL from the coding sequence ATGGATCTCGAGGCTTTTCAAAACCGCGTTCTACCTGCTAAAAACAAGCTTTTTCGGTTTGCCCTGCGTATGCTGGGTAACGATGAGGAGGCCCGCGATGTAATACAAGAGGTATTTATCCGGGTTTGGAATGGCCGTGAAAACTGGGGCGACATACAAAATATGGAAGCCTGGTGCATGCGGATAACCAAAAACCTTTCGCTCGACAGGCTCCGGTCAATACAGCGAAAAGGTACCTACCCGGTAGCCGAAGGTTTTGATGTTCAGCACGCAGACGTAACACCCGATGTAAAAACTGAACTAGGTGAAAGTATGCAGCATGTAAGTCAACTGATTGCCGCCCTGCCCGAAAAGCAACGGCAAATAATCCACCTTCGCGATGTTGAAGGGTACACGTATAATGAAATCAGCGAAATGCTGGAACTTGATATGAACCAGGTGAAAGTAAACCTGTTTCGGGCAAGAAACGCAGTGCGCGAAAAATTGATGAAAATCAATGCTTATGGACTCTAA
- a CDS encoding DUF433 domain-containing protein, whose amino-acid sequence MEFIHPDFPRISADPEICFGKPRIKGTRMPVSSILSYLASGMTIEEFLKEFNWVTREDVLEAMAFAAVNNLPAERG is encoded by the coding sequence ATGGAATTTATTCATCCGGATTTCCCCAGAATATCTGCCGATCCTGAAATATGCTTCGGAAAACCCAGGATAAAGGGAACCCGCATGCCCGTTTCTTCCATCTTATCTTACCTGGCAAGCGGAATGACTATTGAGGAATTTTTGAAAGAATTCAATTGGGTTACCCGTGAAGATGTTTTGGAAGCAATGGCTTTTGCTGCTGTCAATAATCTACCTGCTGAACGTGGATAA